The stretch of DNA ACGCCATGCGATGGCCGAGCGCGAGATCTTCGTCGGTGAGGTGCTTGCGCTCCTTGTCCTTCACCCGGTCGGTGTGCTCGATGCCGCGCTCGATGAGACAGCGGCACGTGCCGCAGATCCCGCCGCCGCACTTGAACGGCAGCCCGATCTGCTCCCGGATCGATATGCGGAGCAGGTTGCTGTTTTCCGGTGCCGTGACGGTCCGGGCATTGTTGAGAAAGGTGATGGTGACGATCGATGTCATCGTTTCACGAGCTGCGCGTCGAGATTGCCGAAGCGCACGAGCTGCTCGAGCTCCGCACGCGCTGATTCGATGCGATCGAACCGCGGCAGCAGCTTCGCTGGCACGAAGTTCACGGCGGCGCTTCCCGATTCCTCGACGATCCGCACTTTCCCGTCGCCCGCCAGCTCGGCGATCACGAACGAAGCGCGCGTGCGTCCGCAGAACACGTAGTCGTAGCGCTCGACTTCGCGCATCGTGTCGGCGAGCTCGGTGCGGAACTGGCCGGGTTTGCTCGTCACGATAGCGAACATGGTCACGCGGCGCCCGGCGCGGCTTGCCGATCGAGCTGCAGATTCACGCCGTCCTGTGTGAGCTCGATGTCCTGATGGATCCACAACTGGCAGCACAGCCGGTAGCCCTGCTCGAGATAGGCGCCCAGCAGCTTTTGCTCTTTCCAGTTCGGTGCGGCGAGGTGCTCGCCGCCCCTGAGAATGCGGCTCGCGCACGTGCCGCACTTGGCCATGCCGCAACGGTATTTCAGGTGCGGCCAGGGGAACTGCTTCACCCCGGCGCGCACGACGAGGTTCGAGTTCGGCGGCACCTCCGCCGCGTAGCCCGTGCCGTCCTTGTAGATGGTGACCGTCGGCATATCCGCTTTCCGCCCGCCATGCCTTGATCCGCGCGGCATAAGTTGTATACTGTATACAGTTATGCTGTCAACTGTCGCGGAGGCTGCCATGGCGAAGCTGCTGGACAAGGACACGTTTCGAACCGCGCTCGAGGACGCGATCAAGGGGAAAAGCGCCAACAAGGCGCCCTTCAGCGTCGCGTGGGCCAGCGGCCAACTGACGCGCGAGCACCTCTCGCGCTGGGCGGAGAACCACTACCACTATGTCGGGCCGTTCGCCGAATACCTCGCCTACATCTACGCGAAGATGCCGTCGCGCTTCCAGGACGCGAAGGATTTCCTGCTGCACAACATGTACGAGGAAGAGATCGGCGGCGACCGGCACACCGACCTTCTGATCCGCTTTGCCGAGGCGTGCGGCACGACGCGCGAGCGCGTGACCGACCCCGACAACATGTCGCCGACCACGCGCGGGCTGCAGAGCTGGTGTTTCGCGGTCGCGATGCGCGAGGATCCGATCGTCGCGGTCGCGGGGCTCGTCGTCGGACTGGAGTCGCAGGTGCCATCGATCTATCGCAAGCAGACTCCGGTGCTGCGCTCCAGGTACGGCTTCACCGACGAGCAGGTCGAGTTCTTCGACCTGCACATCGTCTCGGACGAGATCCACGGCGAGCGCGGCTACCAGATCGTGCTCGAGTGCGCCGACACCCCCGAGCTCCAGCAGCGCTGCCTGCGCATCTGCGAGATCGGCGCGCAGATGCGGCTGCTCTACACCACCGCGCTCTATTACGACTACGTCGCGAGCGACATCCCGCTCGTCCAGCTCGATCGGGTCGAGCACCAGGTGCCGCCCAACGAACGCGAGCTGCTCCAGGCGTAACCGGGGCCGCATGAAGGCGACGCTCAAGCTCGAGCTCGACGAGGCCCGCACGATGGTGCGCGCGGCATTACAGAAAGCCGACTCGCTACGCGTCGCCGAGACCGTCTGCGTCGTCGACGACGGAGGGTACCCGCTCGCCATGGAGCGCATGAACGGTGCGCGCGTGACGGGCCCGCAGATCGCGTGGAACAAGGCCTTCACCGCGGCCGGGCACAAGCGCTCCACTCATCTCTTCAATACCTCGCCGAACGGCCCCGCCCTGCCCGGCAATGAAGCCTTTGGCATCCAGTGGAGCTTCGAAGGCCGATTCACGGTCTTCGTCGGCGGCTTTCCGATCGTCGTCGATGGCGAAGTCATCGGCGGCATCGGGCTGTCGGGCGGGAACGGCGAGCAGGACACCGCGTGTGCGCTCGCCGCGCTCGAAGCGCTGGCGGCGGTGCTGCGCCCCCACGGCCATAGCGTCACTGTCGAAGCCGACATCAAGCGATGACCTTCACGGTTCGCGTCGCAGGCGGTGAGTCGTTCGCCGCACGCGGCGACGAATCGTTGCTCGCAGCGGCGGCGCGTGCGGGAGTGGGGCTGCCCTGCGATTGCAGGCTCGGCGGTTGCGGCGCTTGTCGCGTGATGCTTCTCTCCGGCAGCGTCGTCTATGACGAAGAGCCGATGGCGCTCACACCTGAAGACGCGGAGGACGGTTTCGCGCTCGCATGCCAGGCGAAGCCGACCAGCGACGTCGAGATCTCCATCGCCAGCGCGGTGTTGTCGCCGCCGCGCCGATGCTCCGCCGCGGTTCGCGCGGTTCGGATGCTCGCGCCGGACGTCGCACACCTGCAAATCGCCGCGGATGGCGGCGACGTCGAGTTCCAGCCGGGTCAGTACGTGAAGGTGCTGCTGGACCGCGGCGGCACACGCAACTTCTCCATGGCGTCGCGGCCGGCGGGTCCGGACCTCGACTTTCATATCCGCTGCATACGCGGCGGGCGTTTCACCGACGGCGCGCTCAGGCAGCTCGTGCCTGGCGACCGGCTGGAGATCGAGCTGCCGCACGGCGCGTTCTTCTATCGCGAAAACGACATGCGCCCGATTGTCATGGCAGCGACCGGCACCGGGCTTGCGCCGATCAAGAGTATGCTCGAAGCCCTGCTCGAAGCGCCGGAACATCCGCCGGTCACGCTCTATTGGGGCGCGCGAACCCTTGCCGATCTCTATCTGCACGGCGACATCTCGACGTGGCGCGAACGCTACGCCGATTTTCGCTACGAGCCGGTGCTTTCGCGGCCCGATTCCTCATGGCGCGGTCGGCGCGGTTACGTGCAGGACGCCGTGCGCGACGACTGCGACGAGCTCTCCGGGCACGCCGTTTATCTGTGCGGATCGCCGCTGATGATCGCAGCGGCGCGCGAAGCGTTCGCTCTGCACGGCGCCGACCCCGGGTATATCTACGCCGACAGCTTCACGTTCCAGGCGGACGCGCGCTGACACGCGGTGTCGAGGCCCAAGATTTATTTGCGATGCGCGGCCGATCGCTGAAGCGTAAGCTGCGGCATTCGTTCGTGCGTGAGCAGTCAGGAGCATAGATGCCGACTTCCAGGCGCATGCGCGTCCTCATTGCGATCGATGGCTCGGCCGCTGCCCGGACCGCAATAGATGTCGCGATGAAGTTACCCTGGCCCGACTCGGTTCGCGTGCACGGCGTCGTCGCGCTCCGCGCCGGCTACGCCGCGCTGCGATCCAGAGAGCTCGATGCCGCGCTGGACGCGAGCTTGCGGCATGCGGCCGACTCTGCACGCGCCCTGCTCGGCTCCCGTTGGGATGGGGCCGAGGTGACGATCCTCGATGAAGCGCCGCTCGACGCCATCCTGGGAGAAGCGCGCCGCACGCGCGCCGACGTGATCGCACTGGGTTGGCGGGGCCACGGGAGGTTCCAGCGCCTGCTCGCCGGCTCGGTATCCCGCGCCGTTGCGGCGAACGCCGACTGCTCGGTTCTGGTCGCGCGCACCGCGCCTGCGAGCGTAACCCGGTTTGTCATCGGTTACGACGGAGGCCCGAATTCCCGGCGCGCCGTGAGCCTGCTCAGCCGACTGGAACCCGGGCGTGGAAATCGTGCCGTGCTGGTGAAGGTCGTCGAGCCGGTGGACAAGCTGCCGGCACGAGCTGCGCGTCTTCCGAGGGGCGTTCGTGCAACGCTCCGTCAGGAGCTCGCGGCACTCAACGCCCGGCGCTGCGAGGCGGCACAGGCCGAACTGGATACCGCCGCCGGACGCCTCAAGACCAGCGGCTGGAGCACGGAGACCGAAATCCGGACGGGCTATCCATTGCCTGTCCTGTTGAGTGCCACTCGCGCGCATCGCGCCGACGTGCTCGTTGTCGGCGCACGCGAGGCCGGCGGGGTCAAGCGCGCGCTGCTCGGCAGCGTCGCTGAAGGCGCGCTCAACAGCTCACGCCTGCCCGTTCTGCTCGTGCGCTCGTGAAGGGCAGCCTCCGGAACTGCCGCGAGCCGACGCTCCTGCAAGGTTTCGGCAGTCACGCCGGTCTCTAGCTGTGGGGCAGGCAAAGTCCGATTCCGAGCGCCCGATCCGGTCCATCGTCCCCTGGCCCGCGACGGCAGCTCGACCTTCGTCGCGCGCACCCGGTGCAAGCGTTTACGCGCGACTCGGCTCTGATCCGTTCTGAAATCGACAAGCGGCACGCAGTCGTCGGCTCTCGCTCATCGCGAAGAGCGACGGCGCGTGCGGGCTCGACCCAATGACCAGGAGGAAAGAATGCGCTTCAAACGTAGTTTCCGACTCGCGACCCGCATCGCGTGCTGCGCGATCGTGTGGAGCGCCGCACTGTCCGGACCGGCACAGAGCGCCGCCACCTGGCCGGAGCGCCCGGTGCGCGTCATCACGCCCGCCGCCCCGGGAGGAACCACGGATTTTCTGGCGCGGCTCTTCAGCACGAAGCTTTCGGAGACCCTCAAGGAGCAGTTCATCGTCGACAACCGCGCCAGCCAGTCCGGCGTGCTCGCCGCCGAGCTCACGATGAATGCCGCGCCCGACGGGTACACGCTCTTCGTCCCGTATCACCAGCACACCATCAACGCTGCGTTGCTGCCGAAGCTTCCTTACCATCCGGTGAACGACTTCACGCCGGTCACGCAGCTCACAGCCGCGGGCCTCATGCTCGTCGTGCATCCTGACACGCCGGTGAAGACGTTGAAGGATTTCATAGCGTGGAGCAAGCAACAGGGCGGGAACCTGAACTTCGGCTCGGCGGGCATCGGCAGCGGCGGGCACCTCGCCGGCGAGCTCTACAAGCTCATGACCGGTGTTCAGGCGACGCACATCCCGTACAAGGGCACCGGACCGGCGACGACGGCGCTGCTCGGCAAGGAATATCAGTTCAACTTCATGGGCCTGTCGGCGGCGACGAAGCTCGTGTCTTCGGGGCGCCTGCGCGGTCTCGCGGTCACGTCGACGCAGCGCCTGAAGTCCATGCCGGACATCCCGACCGTTGCCGAGTCGGGTATTCCGGGTTTCGAGGTTGTCGGCTGGTACGGCATCATGGCGCCGGCCAAGCTTCCGAAGCCGCTGCTCGACCGGATCTACGGCGAGGTCATGAAGGCGCTCGACGATCCGGGCATCCAGAAAGCGATCTTCGCCCAAGGCGCGACGGCGGTCGGCAGCTCACCCGCAGATTTCCGCAAGTACCTGCTCGCGGACATGGAGAAATGGCAGAAGGTGGTCAAGGCGAGCGGCGCGAAGCCGTTCTGAGAGGCGCGGACCTGTTCTTTCCGCCCGCGGACGGCCGTGCTGCATGCAACCCCCGACAATGCGCGCGGTCCGTCCGCCCATCAACCCTTCTTGAGAACAACAGTGTTTCCCTGCGTCGACAATCCCTCGCCCGCAATGCTGTCCAACCCTCAACGCCCTCATAGAGGGGAGTAGCTTCGGCAGCCGCGCTCGCGGCTGCAGCGGTGCGGCCGTCAGGACGAGTCCAAAAACGCTCCGGCTGCATCGGCGCCCAGCGATCGTGTGATCGCTCCGCGGTAGCGAGACCTCACGTGGCACCAGCGCTGCTTGCAGCGCTGCGTCACGGCCTGGTCGGACGCTGACGGAGCACACATGGATCTCTTTTCCCTGCAGTTCCTTTCCGCCCTCGCCGCCATCGTGGTGATCGACCTCGTGCTGGCGGGCGACAACGCGATCGTCATCGGGCTCGTCGCGCGGCGCCTGCCTGCGACCCTGCGCCGGCCCGCCATCGTATGGGGCACCGTCGGTGCGGTCGGGGTCCGCATCGCGATGACGCTCGCCGTCGTCTGGCTGCTCGAGATTCCGGGTCTGCGCGCCGTGGGTGGCGCTCTTCTCGTCTGGATCGCCTACAGGCTCCTGCTCGACTCGAATGCGGATGGAGAGCACCACGTTCGGCCGGCCGCGGGCTTCTGGGCAGCGATGCGGACCATCATCGTCGCCGATGCGTTGATGGGACTCGACAACGTGCTCGCAGTCGCCGGTGCAGCGCAGGGCAGCGTGATGCTCGTC from Burkholderiales bacterium encodes:
- a CDS encoding 2Fe-2S iron-sulfur cluster-binding protein; the encoded protein is MTFTVRVAGGESFAARGDESLLAAAARAGVGLPCDCRLGGCGACRVMLLSGSVVYDEEPMALTPEDAEDGFALACQAKPTSDVEISIASAVLSPPRRCSAAVRAVRMLAPDVAHLQIAADGGDVEFQPGQYVKVLLDRGGTRNFSMASRPAGPDLDFHIRCIRGGRFTDGALRQLVPGDRLEIELPHGAFFYRENDMRPIVMAATGTGLAPIKSMLEALLEAPEHPPVTLYWGARTLADLYLHGDISTWRERYADFRYEPVLSRPDSSWRGRRGYVQDAVRDDCDELSGHAVYLCGSPLMIAAAREAFALHGADPGYIYADSFTFQADAR
- a CDS encoding 2Fe-2S iron-sulfur cluster binding domain-containing protein, producing the protein MTSIVTITFLNNARTVTAPENSNLLRISIREQIGLPFKCGGGICGTCRCLIERGIEHTDRVKDKERKHLTDEDLALGHRMACQTFVLGDVSVSWIPLEQRKPTPVVYNTTAGGSS
- a CDS encoding heme-binding protein: MKATLKLELDEARTMVRAALQKADSLRVAETVCVVDDGGYPLAMERMNGARVTGPQIAWNKAFTAAGHKRSTHLFNTSPNGPALPGNEAFGIQWSFEGRFTVFVGGFPIVVDGEVIGGIGLSGGNGEQDTACALAALEALAAVLRPHGHSVTVEADIKR
- a CDS encoding universal stress protein, whose amino-acid sequence is MPTSRRMRVLIAIDGSAAARTAIDVAMKLPWPDSVRVHGVVALRAGYAALRSRELDAALDASLRHAADSARALLGSRWDGAEVTILDEAPLDAILGEARRTRADVIALGWRGHGRFQRLLAGSVSRAVAANADCSVLVARTAPASVTRFVIGYDGGPNSRRAVSLLSRLEPGRGNRAVLVKVVEPVDKLPARAARLPRGVRATLRQELAALNARRCEAAQAELDTAAGRLKTSGWSTETEIRTGYPLPVLLSATRAHRADVLVVGAREAGGVKRALLGSVAEGALNSSRLPVLLVRS
- a CDS encoding ferredoxin, giving the protein MFAIVTSKPGQFRTELADTMREVERYDYVFCGRTRASFVIAELAGDGKVRIVEESGSAAVNFVPAKLLPRFDRIESARAELEQLVRFGNLDAQLVKR
- a CDS encoding tripartite tricarboxylate transporter substrate binding protein, which gives rise to MRFKRSFRLATRIACCAIVWSAALSGPAQSAATWPERPVRVITPAAPGGTTDFLARLFSTKLSETLKEQFIVDNRASQSGVLAAELTMNAAPDGYTLFVPYHQHTINAALLPKLPYHPVNDFTPVTQLTAAGLMLVVHPDTPVKTLKDFIAWSKQQGGNLNFGSAGIGSGGHLAGELYKLMTGVQATHIPYKGTGPATTALLGKEYQFNFMGLSAATKLVSSGRLRGLAVTSTQRLKSMPDIPTVAESGIPGFEVVGWYGIMAPAKLPKPLLDRIYGEVMKALDDPGIQKAIFAQGATAVGSSPADFRKYLLADMEKWQKVVKASGAKPF
- a CDS encoding iron-containing redox enzyme family protein: MAKLLDKDTFRTALEDAIKGKSANKAPFSVAWASGQLTREHLSRWAENHYHYVGPFAEYLAYIYAKMPSRFQDAKDFLLHNMYEEEIGGDRHTDLLIRFAEACGTTRERVTDPDNMSPTTRGLQSWCFAVAMREDPIVAVAGLVVGLESQVPSIYRKQTPVLRSRYGFTDEQVEFFDLHIVSDEIHGERGYQIVLECADTPELQQRCLRICEIGAQMRLLYTTALYYDYVASDIPLVQLDRVEHQVPPNERELLQA
- a CDS encoding 2Fe-2S iron-sulfur cluster-binding protein, which translates into the protein MPTVTIYKDGTGYAAEVPPNSNLVVRAGVKQFPWPHLKYRCGMAKCGTCASRILRGGEHLAAPNWKEQKLLGAYLEQGYRLCCQLWIHQDIELTQDGVNLQLDRQAAPGAA